A DNA window from Chelativorans sp. AA-79 contains the following coding sequences:
- the ndk gene encoding nucleoside-diphosphate kinase, with the protein MAIERTFSMIKPDATKRNLTGAITKMFEDAGLKVVASKRVWMSRRQAEGFYAVHKERPFFDELCEFMSSGPTVIQVLEGENAIARNREIMGATNPANADEGTIRKLYALSIGENSVHGSDAPETAAEEIRYWFSETEIVG; encoded by the coding sequence ATGGCGATCGAACGCACCTTTTCCATGATCAAGCCGGACGCGACCAAGCGCAACCTCACCGGCGCCATCACCAAGATGTTCGAGGATGCGGGCCTGAAGGTCGTCGCCTCCAAGCGCGTCTGGATGAGCCGCCGGCAGGCCGAAGGCTTCTATGCCGTCCACAAGGAGCGGCCCTTCTTCGACGAGCTGTGCGAGTTCATGTCCTCCGGGCCCACGGTGATCCAGGTGCTCGAGGGCGAGAACGCCATTGCCAGGAACCGCGAGATCATGGGCGCCACCAATCCCGCCAATGCCGACGAGGGCACCATCCGCAAGCTCTACGCCCTGTCCATTGGCGAAAACTCCGTACACGGCTCCGACGCGCCGGAAACGGCCGCCGAGGAGATCCGCTACTGGTTTTCGGAGACCGAGATCGTCGGCTGA
- a CDS encoding glutathione S-transferase family protein, whose translation MTILLYDLVGRDEARPFSPHCWKVAFALAHKGLAFERVPTRFREVPAVEGGASKSVPLIRDGERLVRDSFAIALYLDEAYPDRPSLFGGDGGKAMARFVERWSQLTLHSFIGQAALLDIHGLLDPQDQAYFRQSREQRFGRPLEAVPADREERLQAFRASLEPLRTLFWHQPFIGGEGPLFPDYIVAGALQWARVSSPFPFLAEDDPVADWFGRLLDLHEGLGRSVPAAA comes from the coding sequence ATGACCATTCTGCTTTATGATCTCGTCGGTCGGGACGAGGCTCGTCCGTTCAGCCCCCATTGCTGGAAGGTCGCCTTCGCGCTGGCCCACAAGGGGCTGGCCTTCGAGCGTGTGCCCACGCGCTTCAGAGAGGTGCCCGCGGTCGAGGGCGGGGCGAGCAAGTCCGTTCCGCTGATCCGAGACGGCGAGCGGCTGGTGCGCGATTCCTTTGCGATCGCGCTGTACCTGGACGAGGCCTATCCGGACCGCCCGAGCCTGTTCGGCGGGGACGGGGGCAAGGCGATGGCGCGGTTCGTGGAGCGCTGGTCGCAGCTCACTTTGCACAGCTTCATCGGCCAGGCGGCGCTTTTGGACATTCACGGCCTGCTCGATCCGCAAGACCAGGCCTATTTCCGGCAGAGCCGCGAGCAGCGCTTCGGCAGGCCGCTGGAGGCGGTGCCGGCCGATCGCGAAGAGAGGCTTCAGGCCTTTCGCGCCTCGCTGGAGCCGCTGCGCACGCTCTTCTGGCATCAGCCCTTCATCGGCGGGGAGGGTCCGCTCTTCCCGGATTACATCGTCGCCGGCGCACTGCAATGGGCGCGCGTGTCTTCGCCCTTTCCCTTCCTGGCGGAGGATGATCCGGTGGCGGATTGGTTCGGCAGGCTCCTCGACCTCCACGAGGGACTGGGGCGCAGCGTGCCGGCCGCGGCCTGA
- a CDS encoding GNAT family N-acetyltransferase has translation MTLRESPTGYNAVQLVEPRIEHLPGCVAALESGRSPANIRGGGVAREQLEKIRRDAAAFVETLDDVEAKGNPVKLPDGSQVPRLPGYHRWMWDGAFCGSIGFRWQEGASELPPHVPGHVGYAVVPWKRGRGYARQALQMLLPDIKARGLAFIEITTDANNIPSQRVVTACGGQFVERFLKPDMYGGAEAFRYRIELTA, from the coding sequence GTGACGCTTCGCGAGAGCCCAACGGGGTATAACGCCGTGCAACTGGTCGAGCCGAGGATCGAACACCTGCCGGGTTGCGTCGCCGCATTGGAGAGCGGCCGGTCACCCGCCAATATTCGGGGAGGCGGCGTTGCAAGGGAGCAACTCGAGAAGATCAGGCGCGACGCGGCGGCGTTTGTCGAGACTCTGGACGATGTGGAAGCGAAGGGCAATCCCGTGAAGCTGCCCGACGGATCGCAGGTTCCGCGCCTGCCCGGATATCACCGGTGGATGTGGGACGGAGCATTCTGCGGCTCCATCGGCTTCCGTTGGCAGGAGGGAGCCTCGGAACTGCCGCCGCATGTCCCCGGCCATGTCGGCTATGCGGTCGTTCCCTGGAAAAGGGGGCGAGGATATGCGCGCCAGGCTTTGCAGATGCTTCTTCCGGACATCAAGGCGCGCGGGCTTGCTTTCATCGAAATAACCACCGACGCCAATAACATCCCTTCGCAGCGTGTCGTCACGGCATGTGGCGGGCAGTTCGTGGAGCGGTTTCTCAAGCCGGACATGTATGGCGGAGCTGAAGCTTTCCGCTATCGCATCGAATTGACCGCATAG
- a CDS encoding DinB family protein — MKQHFEMMAAYNRWANGRLYEAAAELTPEEFTRDVGAFFKSMMGTLNHILVADRIWMKRFTGEGDAPARLDTILHSGLPALRLAREAEDRRILEWTGGLDEAALDGRFTYMTVVDPKVVSQRLAPALSHFFNHHAHHRGQAHGILSLLGKNPPSLDLAYFHRTAEGRDYA, encoded by the coding sequence ATGAAGCAGCATTTCGAGATGATGGCGGCGTATAACCGCTGGGCGAACGGGCGCCTTTACGAAGCGGCGGCCGAACTGACGCCCGAGGAATTCACGCGCGACGTGGGCGCCTTCTTCAAATCGATGATGGGGACGCTCAACCATATCCTCGTCGCCGACCGCATCTGGATGAAACGCTTCACCGGCGAGGGCGATGCGCCGGCGCGGCTCGATACCATCCTGCATTCCGGGCTGCCGGCGCTGCGGCTCGCCCGCGAGGCCGAGGACCGGCGCATCCTCGAATGGACAGGCGGACTGGACGAAGCCGCCCTCGACGGCCGCTTCACCTATATGACCGTGGTCGATCCAAAAGTCGTGTCGCAGCGGCTTGCTCCCGCGCTTTCCCACTTCTTCAACCACCACGCGCACCACCGCGGGCAGGCCCACGGAATCCTGTCGCTGCTGGGCAAGAATCCTCCTTCGCTCGACCTCGCCTATTTCCACAGGACGGCCGAGGGACGGGACTACGCATAG
- a CDS encoding ABC-F family ATP-binding cassette domain-containing protein → MLTITDLSLRVAGRLLIEHASLTLPAGTKAGLVGRNGTGKTTLFRAVTGELSPETGSISLPKGTRIGQVAQEAPGTEEPLIDIVLKADTERDRLMREAETAKDPHRIAEIQTRLADIDAHSAEARAAAILAGLGFDVEAQKRPASSFSGGWRMRVALAAVLFAEPDLLLLDEPTNYLDLEGTLWLEGYLARYPHTVLLISHDRDLLNRAVNNIVHLEQKKLTFWRGGYDQFARQYAEKAELQEKMRAKQEAQKKHMEAFVERFRYKASKARQAQSRLKAIARLQPIAAAVNENVMPFRFPNPVKAVASPIVAIEGGAVGYEPGRPVLRNLTLRIDNDDRIALLGSNGNGKSTFAKLIAGRLKLEAGAVTLAPGLKVSIFAQHQLDDLRPDENAHQHVRRLMPDAPEARVRARVAQFGLSTEKMDTPAKELSGGEKARLLMGLASFDAPHLFILDEPTNHLDIDSREALIDALNSYEGAVILISHDRHLIESCADRLWLVDKGTVRPYDGDMEDYRARTTGGASRNREKREADKASKADRRREAAKRRAAFEPLAKEIKATEGLIERMRKRLESIESQMADPGLYERDPGKVATLAKERGELVQTIARQEEKWLELSAEYEEGVAE, encoded by the coding sequence ATGCTTACGATCACCGATCTTTCTCTTCGCGTTGCCGGTCGTCTCCTCATCGAGCACGCCTCCCTCACGCTGCCAGCCGGCACTAAGGCCGGCCTTGTCGGCCGCAACGGCACCGGCAAGACGACGCTTTTCCGCGCCGTCACGGGGGAGCTTTCGCCGGAAACGGGCTCCATCAGCCTGCCCAAGGGCACGCGCATCGGCCAGGTGGCGCAGGAGGCGCCGGGCACGGAAGAGCCCCTGATCGACATCGTGCTCAAGGCCGATACCGAGCGGGACCGCCTGATGCGCGAAGCCGAGACGGCGAAGGACCCGCACCGAATCGCCGAGATCCAGACGAGGCTTGCCGATATCGACGCCCATTCGGCGGAAGCGCGCGCGGCCGCGATCCTCGCCGGCCTCGGCTTCGACGTGGAGGCACAGAAACGGCCTGCCTCATCCTTCTCCGGCGGTTGGCGCATGCGCGTGGCCCTTGCGGCCGTGCTCTTCGCCGAGCCCGATCTCCTGCTCCTCGACGAGCCGACCAACTATCTCGACCTCGAAGGGACCTTGTGGCTCGAAGGCTATCTGGCGCGCTATCCCCACACCGTGCTCCTCATCAGCCACGACCGCGACCTGCTCAACCGCGCGGTCAACAACATCGTGCACCTGGAACAGAAAAAGCTCACCTTCTGGCGCGGCGGCTACGACCAGTTCGCCCGGCAATATGCCGAAAAGGCGGAACTGCAGGAGAAGATGCGCGCCAAGCAGGAGGCGCAGAAGAAGCATATGGAGGCTTTCGTCGAGCGCTTCCGCTACAAGGCATCCAAGGCAAGGCAGGCGCAGTCGCGGCTGAAGGCCATTGCGCGGCTGCAGCCGATCGCCGCCGCGGTCAACGAGAACGTGATGCCCTTCCGCTTTCCGAACCCCGTGAAGGCGGTCGCCTCCCCCATCGTCGCCATCGAGGGCGGGGCGGTGGGCTACGAGCCGGGCAGGCCGGTGCTGAGAAACCTCACATTGCGCATCGACAATGACGACCGGATCGCGCTTCTGGGATCGAACGGCAACGGCAAGTCCACCTTCGCGAAGCTGATCGCGGGCAGGCTGAAGCTCGAGGCGGGGGCCGTGACGCTCGCGCCGGGCCTGAAGGTCTCGATCTTCGCCCAGCACCAGCTCGACGACCTCAGGCCGGACGAGAACGCGCATCAGCATGTCCGCAGGCTGATGCCGGATGCGCCGGAGGCCAGGGTGCGCGCGCGGGTGGCCCAGTTCGGGCTATCCACTGAGAAGATGGACACGCCGGCGAAGGAACTTTCCGGCGGCGAGAAGGCGCGCCTCCTGATGGGCCTCGCCTCCTTCGACGCACCGCATCTCTTCATCCTCGACGAGCCGACGAACCACCTCGATATCGACAGCCGCGAGGCCCTCATCGACGCGCTCAACAGCTATGAGGGCGCGGTGATCCTCATCAGCCACGACCGGCACCTGATCGAGTCCTGCGCCGACCGGCTGTGGCTCGTCGACAAGGGCACGGTGCGGCCCTATGACGGCGACATGGAGGATTACCGCGCGCGCACCACCGGGGGCGCGAGCCGCAACCGGGAGAAGCGCGAGGCCGACAAGGCGTCCAAGGCCGACCGGCGGCGCGAGGCCGCCAAGCGCCGTGCGGCTTTCGAGCCGCTCGCCAAGGAGATCAAGGCGACGGAAGGCCTGATCGAGCGCATGCGAAAGCGGCTCGAATCCATCGAGTCGCAGATGGCCGACCCGGGGCTCTACGAGCGTGACCCGGGAAAGGTCGCAACGCTTGCCAAGGAGCGCGGGGAACTCGTCCAGACCATCGCGCGGCAGGAAGAGAAGTGGCTGGAGCTTTCGGCGGAGTACGAGGAGGGAGTGGCGGAGTAG
- a CDS encoding DNA polymerase III subunit chi: protein MTESTLEEALPPLVEKSLERGWRVGIQTASEERRDALDSRLWTFRDDSFVPHGTDREPHAAEQPVILTTTAANPNAATIRFLVDSAEPGALEGYQRAVFLFDGHDAGQLEAARAQWKVMKAAGHDVTYWQQGPDRRWQKKA, encoded by the coding sequence ATGACCGAGTCGACGCTGGAAGAGGCGTTGCCTCCGCTTGTGGAAAAGAGCCTCGAGCGAGGCTGGCGCGTCGGCATCCAGACGGCGAGCGAGGAGCGTCGCGACGCGCTCGATTCACGGCTTTGGACCTTCCGCGACGACAGTTTCGTGCCGCACGGGACGGATCGCGAGCCCCATGCGGCCGAGCAGCCGGTGATCCTCACCACCACCGCCGCCAATCCCAACGCCGCGACGATCCGCTTCCTGGTGGACAGTGCGGAGCCGGGAGCGCTCGAAGGCTACCAGCGCGCCGTCTTCCTGTTCGACGGGCATGATGCCGGCCAGCTGGAAGCCGCCCGTGCGCAATGGAAGGTCATGAAAGCAGCCGGCCACGACGTCACCTATTGGCAGCAGGGGCCCGACCGGCGCTGGCAGAAGAAGGCGTGA
- a CDS encoding leucyl aminopeptidase: protein MTDKPTVAFAKFAAPKKGSVIVLAPEGGDLGQAAAAADPAGVLPKVFAAAEFKGKLAGTVEALAPHGTDYDRLAAIGMGKPAALNEQAWLQIGGAAAAAARNATEVTVIADAAGLEPSARDIANIGLGILLRAYVFDKYKTRKEENGVKQPKNRKDVTFTIQCADPGAARKAFAEASAVADGVYLARDLVNEPANVLGPVEFAAKAKELEGLGVKVEILTEKEMKKLGMGALLGVAQGSVRPPRLVVTQWNGGKQKQKPVAFVGKGVVFDTGGISIKPAASMEDMKGDMAGAAAVVGVMHALAARKAKTNAVGIIGLVENMPDGNAQRPGDIVTSMSGQTIEIINTDAEGRLVLADALWYCKEEYKPQFMVNLATLTGAIIIALGNSHAGLFSNDDALSEHLTAAGLATGEKVWRMPLGSEYDKLIDTKNADMKNTGGRSAGSITAAQFLKRFVDDTPWAHLDVAGTAMGSPSSEINQSWASGFGVRLLDRLVADHYER from the coding sequence ATGACCGATAAACCGACCGTCGCCTTCGCCAAGTTTGCCGCGCCGAAGAAAGGCAGCGTCATCGTGCTCGCGCCGGAAGGAGGCGATCTTGGCCAGGCCGCCGCCGCGGCGGATCCGGCCGGCGTTCTGCCGAAGGTCTTCGCCGCGGCCGAGTTCAAGGGCAAGCTTGCCGGCACCGTCGAGGCGCTCGCGCCCCATGGCACCGACTATGACCGCCTCGCGGCCATCGGCATGGGCAAGCCCGCTGCGCTCAACGAGCAGGCTTGGCTGCAGATCGGCGGCGCGGCCGCCGCTGCCGCCAGGAACGCGACCGAGGTGACGGTGATCGCGGATGCGGCCGGTCTCGAGCCCTCCGCCCGTGACATCGCCAATATCGGCCTCGGCATCCTGCTGCGCGCCTATGTCTTCGACAAATACAAGACGCGCAAGGAGGAGAACGGTGTCAAGCAGCCGAAGAACCGGAAGGATGTGACCTTCACCATCCAGTGCGCCGATCCCGGCGCCGCCAGAAAGGCCTTCGCGGAAGCCTCTGCCGTGGCGGACGGCGTGTATCTCGCCCGCGACCTCGTCAACGAGCCCGCCAATGTGCTGGGCCCGGTGGAATTCGCCGCCAAGGCGAAGGAATTGGAGGGACTCGGGGTCAAGGTGGAGATCCTCACCGAGAAGGAGATGAAGAAGCTCGGCATGGGCGCTTTGCTCGGCGTGGCGCAGGGCTCCGTCCGGCCGCCGCGGCTCGTGGTGACGCAGTGGAACGGCGGCAAGCAGAAGCAGAAGCCGGTGGCCTTCGTCGGCAAGGGCGTGGTCTTCGACACCGGCGGCATTTCCATCAAGCCCGCGGCGAGCATGGAGGACATGAAGGGCGACATGGCGGGTGCGGCCGCCGTGGTGGGCGTCATGCACGCGCTCGCCGCCCGGAAGGCCAAAACGAACGCAGTCGGCATCATCGGACTCGTCGAGAACATGCCGGACGGCAATGCCCAACGCCCCGGCGACATCGTCACCTCGATGTCCGGCCAGACGATCGAGATCATCAACACGGATGCGGAGGGGCGGCTCGTGCTGGCCGATGCGCTCTGGTACTGCAAGGAGGAGTACAAACCGCAGTTCATGGTGAACCTCGCGACCCTGACCGGCGCGATCATCATCGCACTCGGCAACAGCCATGCCGGCCTCTTCTCCAATGACGACGCGCTGTCGGAGCATCTCACGGCGGCGGGTCTCGCCACGGGCGAGAAGGTCTGGCGCATGCCGCTCGGCAGCGAATATGACAAGCTGATCGACACCAAGAATGCCGACATGAAGAACACGGGCGGGCGCAGCGCCGGCTCCATCACGGCCGCGCAATTCCTCAAGCGGTTCGTGGACGACACGCCCTGGGCGCATCTCGACGTGGCGGGCACGGCGATGGGCTCGCCGTCCTCAGAGATCAACCAGTCCTGGGCTTCCGGATTCGGCGTGCGCCTGCTCGACCGCCTCGTGGCCGATCACTACGAGAGATAG
- the lptF gene encoding LPS export ABC transporter permease LptF translates to MKVIERYILRRTVAISAAALVWLLVIVWTTQVLNRLDLVTSSGQSAATFFMVALLALPAVVPVILPFVIGIAVAHTLATMNADSELAVISAAGSPRATIIRPLLLIAIAASIAGFAINNTLEPYSRQSMRVILANANADLITTVLREGSFQKVDDGLFVQISERLPNGELGGIFVADTRDENMKLVYHAERGTTVERENGSILVLLDGEVQREAANGDVSVIRFDSYAFDLSQFSSGDGVPTLYPKDRYLPELLDPDPSDSFYANNPQSFRAELHMRFSEWLYSIVFALIAIAVAGDARSFRETRLHPMVTTMTIGLLVRWAGFYAGNEAETTPFFSFVLYAVPLGAIAICSWFIATHRVMELPTSWTEKLVARFQSIGTSIGRLRPAARGRA, encoded by the coding sequence ATGAAGGTGATCGAGCGTTATATCCTGCGCCGCACGGTGGCGATTTCCGCCGCTGCGCTCGTGTGGCTGCTCGTCATCGTGTGGACGACGCAGGTGCTCAACCGGCTGGACCTCGTGACCTCCAGCGGCCAGTCGGCGGCCACCTTCTTCATGGTGGCCCTCCTGGCACTGCCAGCGGTCGTGCCCGTCATCCTGCCTTTCGTCATCGGGATCGCGGTCGCCCATACGCTTGCGACGATGAACGCCGATTCGGAGCTGGCGGTGATCAGCGCCGCCGGCAGCCCGCGCGCCACGATCATCCGGCCGCTACTCCTCATCGCCATCGCGGCGAGCATCGCCGGCTTCGCCATCAACAACACGCTGGAGCCCTATTCGCGCCAGAGCATGCGCGTGATCCTGGCCAACGCCAACGCGGACCTGATCACCACGGTGCTGCGGGAAGGGTCCTTCCAGAAGGTGGATGACGGGCTGTTCGTGCAGATTTCCGAACGGCTGCCCAACGGCGAACTCGGCGGCATCTTCGTGGCGGACACGCGCGATGAGAACATGAAGCTCGTCTACCACGCAGAACGCGGCACCACCGTGGAGCGGGAGAACGGCAGCATTCTCGTGCTGCTCGACGGCGAGGTGCAGCGGGAAGCGGCCAACGGTGACGTCTCGGTGATCCGTTTCGATTCCTATGCCTTCGACCTCTCGCAATTTTCGAGCGGCGACGGCGTACCGACGCTCTACCCGAAAGACCGGTATCTGCCCGAGCTCCTAGATCCCGACCCCAGCGACAGCTTTTACGCGAACAATCCGCAGAGCTTCCGGGCGGAGCTGCATATGCGCTTCTCGGAATGGCTCTACTCGATCGTCTTCGCGCTGATCGCCATCGCTGTTGCCGGTGACGCGCGTTCCTTCCGCGAAACGCGCCTTCACCCCATGGTCACCACCATGACCATCGGCTTGCTGGTGCGGTGGGCCGGCTTCTATGCCGGCAACGAGGCCGAGACGACGCCGTTCTTCAGCTTCGTCCTCTACGCGGTCCCGCTCGGCGCGATCGCGATCTGCAGCTGGTTCATCGCCACGCACCGGGTCATGGAACTGCCCACAAGCTGGACGGAAAAGCTCGTTGCCCGCTTCCAGAGCATTGGAACCTCGATCGGCCGCCTGCGCCCGGCGGCAAGAGGGCGCGCATGA
- the lptG gene encoding LPS export ABC transporter permease LptG translates to MIGPTLGRYFFRRYAAITAWNFIGVAALVYVVTFTEITGRAGDLEGFSASWALGLAALQLPIIMQQAVPFIGLVAAMATLISLNRKYELVIARAAGISAWQFLTPIALGAFVFGLLTVLVLNPIAAKSFSSAQELEATVRGARTSSNAESERWLKQRTDQGETVIGADAALAGGTELVRPVFFIIRDGRITERLDAAAAFLREGHWELVDVVRRRGSSAPERLESAEVTTNLRPEFVGQELTDPEAVSIFALPRMIDTAHSFGLRANAFSMQLHSLITLPPLLIAMTLIAATVSMRFTRMGQSATVILGGVLAGFLLYVISVLVRAFGDAGFVPPPVAAWTPVMVAMFFGVTFLLFREDG, encoded by the coding sequence ATGATCGGCCCGACCCTCGGACGCTATTTCTTTCGCCGCTACGCCGCGATCACGGCGTGGAACTTCATCGGCGTCGCTGCCCTCGTCTATGTGGTGACCTTCACCGAGATCACCGGGCGGGCCGGCGACCTGGAAGGCTTTTCGGCGAGTTGGGCGCTCGGGCTTGCCGCCCTCCAGCTGCCCATCATCATGCAGCAGGCCGTACCATTCATCGGGCTGGTCGCGGCGATGGCGACCCTCATCAGCCTCAACCGCAAATATGAGCTGGTGATCGCGCGGGCGGCGGGCATCTCTGCGTGGCAGTTCCTGACCCCGATCGCCCTCGGCGCCTTCGTCTTCGGCCTGCTGACGGTGCTGGTGCTGAACCCGATCGCCGCCAAGTCGTTCTCGAGCGCGCAGGAGCTGGAGGCGACCGTGCGCGGCGCACGCACCTCCTCCAACGCGGAGAGCGAAAGGTGGCTCAAGCAGCGAACCGATCAGGGTGAGACGGTGATCGGCGCCGATGCGGCGCTTGCGGGCGGCACCGAGCTCGTGCGGCCTGTCTTCTTCATCATCCGCGACGGCCGAATCACCGAGAGGCTCGACGCCGCCGCCGCCTTCCTGCGCGAGGGCCACTGGGAACTTGTCGACGTGGTGCGGCGACGCGGCAGCAGCGCGCCGGAGCGACTCGAATCAGCCGAGGTGACGACGAATCTCAGGCCGGAATTCGTCGGCCAGGAGCTCACTGACCCGGAGGCGGTCTCCATCTTCGCCCTCCCCCGCATGATCGACACGGCTCACTCTTTCGGCCTGCGCGCCAACGCCTTTTCCATGCAGCTTCATTCCCTGATCACACTGCCGCCGCTTCTCATTGCCATGACGCTCATCGCCGCGACGGTTTCCATGAGATTTACGCGAATGGGCCAGTCAGCCACTGTGATTCTCGGTGGCGTCCTCGCCGGCTTTCTGCTTTATGTGATTTCGGTTTTGGTGAGGGCGTTTGGCGACGCCGGTTTCGTGCCGCCTCCGGTTGCGGCGTGGACTCCGGTCATGGTGGCAATGTTTTTTGGGGTTACTTTCCTTTTGTTCAGGGAGGACGGCTAG
- a CDS encoding LPS-assembly protein LptD, with amino-acid sequence MTTGVAIIAIVAVASVAAAQVAGIDESDLPQDAQMLLAADTLVYDNDRNTITAVGGVQIEYGGYRVVAQRVTYDRTTSRVIGSGNVEIIDQDGNRYHADEIDLTDDLGEGFIRALRVETIEKTYFGAESAEREGGRITTFNKGVYTACEPCEENPNRPPLWQIKAQKIIWNGERKTVRFQNARFEMFGLPIAYLPFFEVADPTVERKSGFLMPSVLGGSERGYGLKVPYYFALSPTFDLTVSVTGYTKQGFLGEAEWRQQFNNGQYNLRIAGIRQRNPEEWATTEVDGNETDRGMVASKGDFQINPRWSTGWNIMVQSDKNFSRSYDIEGYSEAVHRSEVYLTGLDDRNYFDLRGYRFQVQESAVTGGRNDAQPLVLPNLDYSYTPDRSVAGGELTIDVNAQSLYRDEGMYGTKLQGLEGNSGRFTTEAEWRRSFVTSAGLVVTPILHARGDSIFTDYSQNAVGQIQSFTINGMTTESEVRSAYYRSMATAGIEARWPILFSAAGSAHIIEPMAQLFARPDEPYHDRLGIPNEDAQSLVFDATTLFERDKFSGYDRIEGGTRANLGIRYSGSFANGWTAHGLFGQSYQLAGDNPYDSPDLVNVGAYSGLETDVSDYVGLVGVSLPNGLAFSTGVRLDEETFDLKRADVRAGGAVGPVTANLQYAFIESQPLYGFDEDRQEVSGHASIRFHQNWRGFASGTFDIESRTLVKNSFGFAYDDECFTYLMSFSQERDGVTGERENSFGFTISLRTLGDFGSSSAGLSSFTAQ; translated from the coding sequence ATGACAACCGGTGTCGCGATCATCGCCATCGTGGCGGTCGCTTCTGTCGCAGCGGCCCAGGTGGCCGGCATCGACGAGAGCGATCTGCCACAGGACGCGCAGATGCTGCTTGCCGCCGACACCCTGGTCTACGACAACGACAGGAACACCATCACCGCCGTCGGCGGCGTGCAGATCGAATATGGCGGCTATCGGGTGGTGGCGCAGCGCGTCACCTACGACCGGACCACCTCCCGGGTGATCGGCAGCGGCAATGTCGAGATCATCGATCAGGACGGCAATCGCTATCATGCCGACGAGATCGACCTCACGGACGATCTCGGCGAAGGCTTTATCCGCGCGCTCAGGGTCGAGACGATCGAAAAGACCTATTTCGGCGCCGAGAGCGCGGAGCGCGAGGGCGGGCGCATCACCACCTTCAACAAGGGCGTCTACACGGCCTGCGAGCCCTGCGAGGAGAACCCGAACCGCCCGCCCCTCTGGCAGATCAAGGCGCAGAAGATCATCTGGAACGGCGAGCGGAAGACCGTGCGCTTCCAGAACGCGCGCTTCGAGATGTTCGGCCTGCCGATTGCCTATCTGCCCTTCTTCGAGGTGGCCGACCCGACGGTGGAGCGCAAGTCCGGCTTCCTGATGCCCAGCGTGCTCGGCGGAAGCGAGCGCGGCTATGGCCTCAAGGTGCCCTATTATTTCGCCCTGTCTCCCACGTTCGATCTCACCGTCTCGGTGACGGGCTACACCAAACAGGGTTTCCTGGGCGAAGCCGAGTGGCGCCAGCAGTTCAACAACGGCCAGTACAATCTCCGGATCGCAGGCATCCGCCAGCGGAATCCGGAAGAATGGGCCACCACCGAGGTCGATGGCAACGAGACCGACCGCGGCATGGTGGCCTCCAAGGGCGATTTCCAGATCAACCCGCGCTGGTCGACCGGCTGGAACATCATGGTCCAGTCGGACAAGAACTTCTCCCGCAGCTACGATATCGAAGGCTATTCGGAAGCGGTGCACCGGTCGGAAGTCTATCTCACCGGTCTCGACGACCGGAACTATTTCGACCTGAGGGGTTACCGTTTCCAGGTGCAGGAGAGCGCGGTGACAGGTGGACGCAACGACGCGCAGCCGCTAGTCCTGCCCAATCTCGATTATTCGTACACGCCCGACAGGTCGGTCGCCGGCGGCGAACTCACCATCGACGTGAACGCGCAGTCGCTCTATCGCGACGAGGGCATGTACGGAACCAAGCTGCAGGGACTGGAAGGGAACTCGGGCCGCTTCACCACGGAGGCCGAGTGGCGGCGCTCCTTCGTTACGAGCGCCGGGCTCGTGGTCACGCCCATCCTGCATGCGCGCGGTGATTCCATCTTCACGGACTACTCGCAGAACGCCGTCGGCCAGATCCAGAGCTTCACGATCAACGGCATGACGACCGAGAGCGAGGTCCGGTCGGCCTATTACCGCTCGATGGCGACGGCGGGCATCGAAGCGCGGTGGCCCATCCTGTTCTCGGCGGCCGGCTCCGCGCATATCATCGAGCCCATGGCCCAGCTCTTCGCGCGGCCCGACGAGCCCTATCACGACAGGCTCGGCATCCCGAACGAGGATGCGCAGTCGCTCGTGTTCGACGCCACCACGCTCTTCGAACGCGACAAGTTCTCGGGCTATGACCGCATCGAAGGCGGCACGCGCGCCAATCTGGGTATCCGCTACTCGGGCAGTTTCGCAAATGGCTGGACTGCGCACGGCCTCTTTGGCCAATCTTATCAGCTTGCGGGCGACAATCCTTACGATTCGCCGGATCTGGTGAATGTCGGCGCCTATTCCGGGCTTGAGACGGACGTATCAGACTATGTCGGACTGGTCGGGGTCTCGCTGCCGAACGGTCTTGCCTTCTCGACGGGCGTGCGGCTGGACGAGGAGACCTTCGATCTCAAGCGTGCCGATGTGCGGGCGGGCGGTGCGGTGGGGCCGGTGACCGCCAATCTGCAGTATGCCTTCATCGAATCCCAGCCGCTCTACGGGTTCGACGAGGACCGGCAGGAGGTTAGCGGGCATGCCTCGATCCGCTTCCACCAGAACTGGCGCGGCTTCGCGTCGGGAACCTTCGACATCGAAAGCAGGACGCTCGTGAAGAACTCCTTCGGCTTTGCCTATGACGACGAGTGCTTCACCTATCTGATGTCCTTCTCGCAAGAGCGCGACGGGGTCACCGGAGAGCGGGAGAACAGCTTCGGCTTCACCATCTCGCTGCGCACGCTCGGAGATTTCGGAAGTTCTTCGGCCGGTCTGTCATCTTTCACCGCACAGTAG